The Corallococcus soli sequence CTTGAAGACCTCCGCATTGGCGACGGGCATCTTCATCAGCACCCGTTCGTGAAGCGCCCACTCCTCGTCTCTCGTCGGATATTTCATCCCCCACATCCCGCTGACATGCGCGCCCGCTTTCAGGTTTGGCTCCGGTCCGTCTGGACTTTCGCTACAGCCCTGTAGAGTTCGACGGCGGAGCGTCTCCGTCCGAGCCGAGAGGTTGGCCGGGTCGAGCATCAATGTCTCTACCCCAGAGGGGGTAGTGGCTTCCGGGGCAGTGGGTCGGTGGCGATCCCCTGGATCGATAAAGACCCGCCGCGCCCCTCCTTCCATGGAGGTCTGGGGGCTCAATGACAAACACATGGTGGGGTCGGCACGGTCCGGCTGAAAAATGCGACGGGCGAGCGCACTCGGGCTCACGACGACGAAAGTAGGGGCGAGGTCGGACAAACAGTCCGCCGGAGACGCCGGAGCCGAGACCCGCCATGAGCTCATTGAGTTGCCGTGTCGCTGATACACAGCGCGAGTTGGATGACGCGCTTCGCGTCCGCTGGGATGTGTTCGGCGTGGAGCTGCGGATGCTGGGGGACAAGAAGCCCCAGGCGCCGCGCGAGGCCAACTGCTTCGACACGTTGCCGACCACCGCGCACGTCGTCGTCTACTCGGGAGAAGAGGCGGTCGCGACCGCGCGGCTGCTCCTGCCCAACGCGGAGGTGGCGGCTTCGTCCGGCAGCCTGATGGGGCTCGACATCGAGCGGAAGCTGGACCTGTCGGAGCTTGCCGCTCCGGGGCGCGTGTTCGCGGAGACGACGCGCTACTGCGTGCGTCAGCGCTGGCGCAACGCCGCGGTGCTGCGCCTCCAGGCGTGCCTCTACCGCGAGAGCCGACGTCGCGGCGTCACCCATTGGATCGCCGCCGCCAACATGGAGACCGACAGCGCCGAGGAGGCCTCCCTCATCTATCGCGCCGCCACGCGCAGGGGCTGGGTGAGCGAGCGCTTCCAGGTGCGGACCCGCGAGTTTCCGCTGCCGCCGCGTGAGCCCGTGGCGCCGCGCCTGGGCCCGGCGCAGCTCGAGCGTGCCCGGCAGGGCGTGCTGGACGACCTGAAGATGCCGCCGGTGCTGTCGCTCTTCGCGGACAAGATGGGGGCGCGCTTCATCGGGCCGCCCCACTACGACACGGCGTTCCACCGCTTCACGGTGCCGCTCGTCGCCGCCCTGGATGAGATTCCGCCGGGCACGTTGCGCCTCTTCGACTCACTGGGCGCCGACGCCGCCTGAAGCCAGGCCGGCGCGCTCCCTCCTTCCCTTCACCCATCAACCACCCACACCGGACCTTCATGGGCCCGGATCAGGAGTCGTGTATGTGCAAGCAGCCGAAGCAGGAGCAGACGACGAAGACGGACTGGATGGCTTCCCTGCGGCACGAGGCGCGGATGCTCGTGCGGGAGCTGGACGCGAAGCCCGGCGCCCACCGCCTCTTCGAGGGCCGTATCCGCCTGGAGGACTACGCCCACTACCTGGTGCAGACGTACCAGTACGTGCGCTGGAGCACGGGCTTCCTCCGGGACTCGGGCGAGCGCATGAAGCGCGAGGGCCAGCACACCGCGCTCGCGGAGCTGCTGCTCCAGAAGGCCGAGGAGGAGAACGGCCATGAGAGGTGGCTGCTGGCGGACCTGAAGAACCTGGGCTGGTCCGCGGAGCAGGTGGAGCGCGCGCCGGTCTGCTCCGCGGTGAGGGCCTACGTGGAGTGGAACCGCTTCACCACGCTGTCGGGAACGCCCACCGCGTTCCTGGGCACGGCCTACGTGCTGGAGTACCTCTCCGTGGAGCGCGCCCCGGCGGCGGTGGACCGGCTCATCGCGGACAGCGGCATCCCCAACATCCACAAGGCCGTCACCTTCCTGCGCGGCCACGGCAACGCGGACGGCGACCACGTGGCCGAGCTGGAGGCGGTGCTGGGCCAGCTCACGTCGCCGGAGGAGCAGGCCGCGCTGCTGCTGTCGGCGCGCACGACGCGCGCCCTGTTTCCGAGCTTCTTCCGAGAACCCTGAGCGCGCCATCCCCCGGGAGAGGTAAAGACAGCCCGAGCCCTCCTGGACATCCTGCGCCCGGAACACCGACCTCTTGGGGGCGTCGCACAGGCATGAAGATTCATCGGATGTTGGCAGTGGTGGCTGGGCTGTTCTTCGCGGGATGTGGCGGTGACGAGGATCCGGGGGAGGACAAACCGACCCCGGTGACGTGCTCGGCTTC is a genomic window containing:
- a CDS encoding iron-containing redox enzyme family protein, producing the protein MCKQPKQEQTTKTDWMASLRHEARMLVRELDAKPGAHRLFEGRIRLEDYAHYLVQTYQYVRWSTGFLRDSGERMKREGQHTALAELLLQKAEEENGHERWLLADLKNLGWSAEQVERAPVCSAVRAYVEWNRFTTLSGTPTAFLGTAYVLEYLSVERAPAAVDRLIADSGIPNIHKAVTFLRGHGNADGDHVAELEAVLGQLTSPEEQAALLLSARTTRALFPSFFREP
- a CDS encoding GNAT family N-acyltransferase, producing MSSLSCRVADTQRELDDALRVRWDVFGVELRMLGDKKPQAPREANCFDTLPTTAHVVVYSGEEAVATARLLLPNAEVAASSGSLMGLDIERKLDLSELAAPGRVFAETTRYCVRQRWRNAAVLRLQACLYRESRRRGVTHWIAAANMETDSAEEASLIYRAATRRGWVSERFQVRTREFPLPPREPVAPRLGPAQLERARQGVLDDLKMPPVLSLFADKMGARFIGPPHYDTAFHRFTVPLVAALDEIPPGTLRLFDSLGADAA